aagacaGGGCTAACTGTACAAAGCAGGAATATAGCTGTGCCGACACCAACACATACTCATCAAACAGCTGACATGGATTTAAAGGCATGGGGCTGCTGTCCGGATGTTCCACACAAAAGTCTGGTTTCCACTAAGTTCAACCAGGGTCCAGTGGTGCTCAAATTACCCCAAACAATATGGCtgcgtttcttttcttttttctttttacaactTTCTGCCAGCAACAATGACTAGCAATCGTTTCAGATTAACTTAGGAAACTCCTCCAATACTATGGTAACATCAAAACATCTTGAACTAGTTTGAGCAAGTTCCACTTGGccctgctgtggaaaaagtgtCTCACAAATACTAAAAGATGAACAGGGAACAGAATTAGACAGCCAACTCTATTGCATGGAAAAGCTATTTTGTTGTGTGAATACACAAGAGTATAGTGAGGTGTCAGTCTGATGCATCATGTTCACCTGAACAGCATCAACTGATAAGACTAAGCTTCAGCATGTTCAGCCTGTGTATGAGTGTTTCTATCACTTGTTCTAAGACATGCAATGTAGACTGAGGGTTTTAAATGTTGCTTGCTTTTATGGCTTTTTTGTGCATGTCAGCTATTACAAGACAATAACTGAAATTGAGACCACaggattaaaaaatgtttgtgtaaacTGTTCAATCCAATATTGAAATTTGAACACAGCACAGAAATTGGCATGTAAGAAAACTGTACTTTGTTTATTTGGCCAAAGCCTATATTAAGCCTATTCCTGGGATAATTTTTCCTTGTTTCAGTCCATTCAGACACCCTTTACGTGGCTGGCTAATAAAAATGGATGGTTTTGACATTCTATGTAGGTGACCTATCTTTATATGAGCATACTGGTGAGAGGGAAATCACATGTCCAGAAGCAGCACTCGTGGATCTTCTACCACTGCTTTGATCTTGCGCAGGAAGGTGACTGCCTCTCTGCCGTCGATGAGTCGGTGGTCGTACGTCAGCGCTACGTACATCATGGGCCTGATCTCAACCTGCCAAAGCAAAAAAGCAACCTGTTTTATGGCTTTTTTGCATGAAAGTAGATGACATCCAGACCACGTGGTACTTACATAATttgtagtgtttgttttaaaccaCCACGAGTTGGGTTTACCATATCAGAACAAACCAGTGTCATAAGATGTcaatcaataacaacaacaacaacaacaacaaaaaaacaatatactTAACTAACctctaaaaattaaatattcctAACATTCAAGGTATCCTGTGAGGAAGACTGCTCCCAACCACTTCTGAACAAAGAATATCCCCCCGCCTCCCCCCTCTTCATTACTCACACACAAAGTTCTGAAACATTGTAGGGCTCTACATGTAATGCaattattttcttattcattcAGACAAAGCTCAAGATACTCTTTTTTGCCATCTGTGTCAAGCGAGACAATTCATGACTCACCTTGCCATTGATGGCCACAGGTCGGTCGAAGATGCCGTGCATGCCAAGAATGGCAGACTGTGGGGGGTTGATGATGGGCGTTCCAAACATGGAGCCAAACACTCCACCATTGCTGATAGTGAAAGTACCGCCATCCATATCCTCAACAGCCAGCTCATTTTTACGAGCCTAAGGCACAATCAGTCGACttattttctcataatttccATATGatgacaaagataacacaaatGAAGGAGGGAATGCTAATGATAACAATGTAGAAACCCAAACTATTTGAGGATGTCACAATGTCAAATCAATTGTACAAtattttttaccttttctcCCAGTGCGTTTATAGCTTTCTCAATGTCAGCGAAGTTCATTGTCTCAACACTGCGGATCACTGGTACAACAAGTCCCTGACATAGGGTGTAGAAGGAACAAATTATACACCTGAATAGCAAACAAGTATCTTAGATGCCAATTTATTTTCAAAGCATTAGTGCACAACATTCAAAGTgagtttttaaaacacacaaaactagaCCTACCTTTGGAGTTGCCACAGCCACACTAATGTCTACGTAATCCCTGTAGACAATCTCTTTGGTTGTATCATCAATAACTGTGGCAAGAAACAAGTAGAACATAcggcaaaaaaatgtttcaatgcAACTGCAGTGTAATTCAGGAATAAAGTTGCTTTGTGGATTGAGAAAGCTAGTTAACATTGCCTAAGCTGTTTGAACtctaaatacaaaaacagtgaTGTTATGAAGTCAGGCTGTAGAAGCAGTCTTACCGGCATTTACAACAGGCTGGTCAGTCAGAGCGTGTGCTGCAGCCTTCACAAACGCTGACATAAAACCAAGCTTGATGTTGTGCCTCTTAAGAAAAGCATCTCTGTGGTTTTTCCTCATCTCCTGAATGTTGCTGAAGCAAAATTGTGGTCATATGTAAGTCTGTTTACCAGGAAACACCTTCACATACcacaaatcaacaaaatctTTTGTCTGATACTGATCTCGCTGTATTTTGCTGTATTGACTTTCAAATCTGGCACTCAACTTCTTCTGTGCTGAGACTTGCAACTGTAATGGATTAAGGTCTCAaccagtgactacacagtgTAGAAAGTTGCATTTATTGCTTTTGGAGATTCGGGGGCTCACCTCATGTCAACTTCGTTGAAGGTAGTCAGCATGGCGCAGGTGTTCTGAGCCTCCTTCAGCCTTTGGGCAATCCTCAACCTCATCCGGTTCATCTTCACCTGAACAGGTGAATACAAATGTAAAGGGTGTGGAAATGCTAGGGTATATCTTTGTACCATCTCCTCTAAATGTGTTATATTTTCTTCTGGATGGAATTTGATAGAAGATGCAGAACTTATGGTGCTGCAGCTTTGTAGGGTTCATGTTTCAGCATAACTAACGTGCGTTACCCTGTTCTCTGCTCTGGCTCCTACTGTTGAAGGAGCTGgtgctggagctgcagctgttGGCTTAATTGCAGAAACTAAAAGAGTGCAGAGAATGACAGCAAATGAGCAAAAGAAATGTATCAAAAAAGccaacaagtaaaaaaaaaacaacttcagcaTCAACAACCAGCTCTAATTTATTAAAATCAATAAGCCACCATATTAATGTTGCCTCCTTTCAGCCTTGATGAACAGATACATGTTTTTGAGTTGCTGAATAATGTTTTGAATCATTTGGTGTGCTGGTAATTGCAAACACTGATGTGATTTGACAATGAGTGTAAGTGGGGTAGGGGAAGGTCACTATTGTGTAACCTAGCAGTGCCAATATTCAGTATCAAGTCATTTTTCTATCTGAGTGTTGGGCAGTTTTATAAATTTCTGGTAAATTACAAGTGGCACCAATACaggcaaaatgtaaaatagcaGAAGTACACAGTTTGTTTGCATAGCTGAGCTGAAGTAATTAGTCTGATGTGACAGTAACATCACACAATGAACTGTCTCTACTACAACAGAGATCGAATTACATCAATTCTGTATCATGATCAACTTATTACTCTGTGGCAGCTAGGCAAAAATTGTGGCAGCAGGCCATGTTATTGGCACACTTATGGGAAACACTGCCATTTGTGGCTGAACCGAGTATATATGTGTCGCAGAGTATGTAACGCACCAGGTTTGGCTTGAGCAGCTTGTGTTGGCACTGGGGGCACTGGAGGCATGGTGGTGGGGATtgaaggtggaggagagggaggcggcggtggaggaggtgctgcagcagcaggggcTTCTGCAGCTGGGGATGGGACAGCTTTGGCAGTGGCAGCTGAGGAAACAGAATTAAAGAAGACAGGCAGTTTTATTAGTCAGGTTTGCTATCTGTCTATAGATGTGTGCagcaacagagggagaaacaacTAATCCTGGCATGTATTGTCGAGGTATGGctaaacaattaatcaaaatatcatcaaaatcacaatatcgCCAAGTGCAATATACAAATCGGCAGAGCTGCAatgttttgataaaggtaaaatgtataACATCTTACTATTATAAGTGAAGTGCTGTGGTGTTATAGAGATGTCCTTGCCTACAAATCATATGCTTCAGACAAGAAAACGTCTGTTTGGTACACACCCGAGCAAAAATTACCTTATCATGTGCTTTTAGCACTTAGCTTACTGCACTAATGATGTGATCAAAGATAATTAAGTAAACAAGTGTGCACCTCCTTTCCGGAGTTTGAAGAGCGGTGTTCCTCCCTCTACCCTCCCACCATCAGGCACCAGCAGTTCCTCAATTATACCAGCTGCTGGAGCAGGTACTTGCACTGAGGTCtgtgaagttaaaaaaataaaaaataaataaaaaggagtaCACCAACACAAAATCAAGAAGTTACAAAACCTAAGCACTTTGTGCATCTTGGGTTTTTCTCTTACTCTAAGTAGAACGTTATGTTTCTTATATTCTGAGCATTGTTAAGTTTGTCCTTGTGTTTACCTTGTCAGTTTCAATTTCACACACTACTTCATCTTCTGTCACAGAGTCGCCcacggctaaaaaaaaaaaacaactatttacTTAACGTGCAGGAACAAACGTCATTATAATGATTGCTTGGCTCAATAGTATACTACAACTTTTGACGTAGGTATACTAAAAAATTtctaaatgataaaaaattGACTGGAAAAAGTTGTGTTTTACTAGGGCCAGCTGCCTTGCTGTAGGTACCAGGTAGGTCACCTTCCCTTACATGGCACCGAGACATAGCTTGTCCCACACAAACAATGGGTGACTGTGCTAAGGCTAAATTAATTCTGTGGATAAACAGCTGAATAGCTACATTGTGTGTACACACAGGATGTTAGCACGTTTTAGGGGTCACTGACACCTTTGAAATACTAAGAACATTTTGTTCTTTAATTTGTTCACTTATACCAACCTTTTTCCCACCTGACATCCCCCTCTGTAACAGATTCTGCAAATGCAGGGGTTTTGACAGTGACTACTTCATCccctgtgcaaaaaaacaacagaagagaacagaagaggGAGTTTACTTCAATTCACGGCAGTGACAGTGAAAACTGGTAAGACATGTTTTTGGTACATACTGTGAGCAGCCGATGTCTTGAAGTGTCTGATGTAGAAGACACCAGCTGATGACAGAGATTCACATctaagagacaaaaaaagattttgtttacttttagaCACATAatacaaggcaattcaaagtacctttttgttttttttaaagcaacataTTATTTGCTAATATTGTAGTAGGCAGATGTCCAAATGGTTATTTGCTTTTAAAAGTAACACCATACCAGTGCCACATACATTATGCCAATTTTTCTCCAAATGCTTATTATACAGACGTAagacacacactgtcaacaTGGCACAGGAGATTGAGAGTGCTGGGGTTATTGTTGGGCATTCAAAGACAGCAGAATAAAGTAAAGCACTTACGGCTGCGTGTTCCTGTAAACAACCCGGTTGCAGACAAAGAGGCCTTAAAGGTGAAGATAAGAAGAGAGTGGAGAAATACAGAAATTGAAGGAAAAAAGCATTATCAGCTACACAATAACAGTTGAAGCAACTACTGAGAGTCTTCAGGGCCTGACATGAGTAGGTAGGACCTTTAGAAATCTGCAGGAGGAAATTAGGCTGtctcacagcaacacacagcagacatgacagattgatttaaataaatgcatacgATATGCATGACACAAGTTCTGTGAACGGCGTGTTTAAGCACTTGTGGGTTCCTGGGGCATCATAGCCACTCAACAGGCATCATTATTCCATTTTGCATAGGATGAGCCATTTAAAGAGCTTGCTTATTCACAAGGAACAAAGACAGCAGGCTTAGATGCTGTATTAGCTCAGACACCAGTCTCCTTAGGTTACAGCACACTTACCAGATGCACTTTGTTGAACCAGTACATTATTAacctgaaaagacaaaaagacaaaaaaaaagcaataagtttcattcactcattcacctGTTCTTTTTATTGTCTACTTGTATAAAAACACCAGGAATCCCTATTGCCTTCAATTTATGGCAGCTGGCTATGATGACTGGTCACTAAGTTTCTGGTACGACAGCACTATGATTTAGATCAACTGTGCTTCCCCAACCAGGTGAACCAGCTCTGAGAAAATGTCAGATGTCAGTGGATAATAATCAAATCCCCCCACCCGCTCACCCACAcaattttctgatgttttattaACTCTCTAGTTCTAGCTAATGTTCCAGTCATTAGGCTGATTTGCTCATCACATCTTCCccccatgtttttttaaagaaaccgGGTTAATTTGCTGAGGTTACAAATGACTaaacaattcaacacaaaaatctcttaaaaacaacaacaacaacaacaacaaccaaaaaacaaacaaaacaaaaccaaaaaaaaaaaaaaaatcacaggacGAAATCACTTCCAATGGGGTCCATGGCTTAATGAAAGCAAACTGGGTAtccagaaacacaaaaaaaatatttcaatacCTCTGGGCTAAACAACTACAATTTCTGAGCTGATATGAAGCGGTGTATCACTGTCATCACAATCGGGTTTATCCTCAAACAACCCAGTCATAAAATGTTGCACCTGCTGAATTAAACGTAAAGAGCAGATTCACCATTAAAAGTtggatggagaaaaacaaaaacttgtaTAGACAAATGCATAAACACGTGCAACAATCTCATATACATGTAATGTGTATGACAGTCAAAGACATGGTTTATAAAACAACAGATCAGTGGAACAGAAAGCACTAATATTATACAATTACATTTAAGCGTGTTATGAGTAATGTACATTAGGCCTGTAAAAAGAATGCCTACATGTTCGGTGATTTGGTACTGCAGTCTCCTACATCCAAATCACCTTTAAATACACACATCTTGTACAAAAGTGCACAATGAAAGACACAAATGCCAAATTGTGCCCAGAATTTAAAATTTgtatgcattgttttttgtaGTCCACTGCTATTTCTTAATAGGAAATAGTCAGAATTGTCATTCTGACAAAAGCTGGCCACTGCATGGTACGCAATATGGCGTTTTTCTTGTGAGCATTTTTGAGACCCTTGCAAAAAAACCCTTGGCTTCTTTACAATTGTCTTTGGTCTGCCAAGACCATAAACTATGTTTCCTAGTGGTTTAACTGATGCCGACTGCCAGACAACTGAGTCATCATCCACAGCAGCACAAAGTATGAACAGGACACACCCAAGCTAATTTTGTTGAAACTCTTTTCCTTGTCTACAACAGTGAGACACattattattgtcttttttaGTGCGGAAATCTGTATAGTTTGTCCTCTGTGCACGTGACTGGACACTTCGGTCCCTTCTTAGTATCTGAAACAGCGTCAAATATAGTTTTTTGTATGTACTCCTTCCActaaaaaaaagcccaaaacttGCTTTCCGAATGCAGCCCAGCAGACTCATTTAGAGCTTCCTGATTCCAGCTGTTCTATTCATTAGAGATCTCAAACAGTTATGATGCACAAAATTCAGTATGGTGGCAGCAGTACTGCTGGGTTAGCGTGGCAATTAGGCGAATACACAAACCTAATAATCTGATATGCCACCTATATTACAATTGCGACCGTTGTGCAGCAAGGTTACCAGCTGAAAGAAACAAGGCGATTGAACATGTAGGTGCAAAGCCAACTTCATTCCCTCAAAAAAGCCCAAAACATGCAAGTTTCTGAATGCATCCCAGCAGACTCGTTTAGAGCTTTTTGATTCCAGTTCTGCTATCCAAATGTTGCTCTGCGCCATCAGAGAGCACAAAATTCACTATGCTAGCAACAGTACCGCTGAGTTAGCGTGGTAATTAGGCGAAGTCACAATACTAATAACCTAAAAAGACACCTACATTAAAATTGTGTTGTGCAGCAAGGGTAGCGGCTGAAAGCAACAACAAGGCGGCTGAACTTGTAGGTGCAAAGCTAACCTCACACCGCATATCCATGCCTGACATGTCAAGGGCtatttgtgtgtgacagctgcACACACCAGGCACCACCATAACATACTTACGCTACTCGGTCAAGAAATTAGACTGCTCCGTATGCTGACAAGCCGTTCATGTTAAACAGAACAAACGACACAAGCTTCGTGGGTAGAGGTTAGAGCAAAACAAGCTAACCTCAAATTGCTTTGACCTGCTCGCTCGTGCCACCGTTTACGTAAACTAGGCAGCCATGTTGGCGATAACTATCTTGCTACATACATTTACAGTTATAATACGTTCAAAAGCTTTGTCGACGACCCGGTGGTTAACGGGGTAGCTTTCCTAGTTTCTTCACACGGCTGAATAGACACAGACCCTGGCAAACTTGGTGGGTGTCAGTCTGCCCCAGCCCCTGACGGACCAGGCCTTGGCATGAAGACGCCAAAGTCAGATTGCACAGACTAGCTAGCATTGACTTACTTAGGTGAAACCCTTAGGAGCTCAGTGGACAGGGTCATTCATTGACATTTCCATCCTACCTGGCTTAGCACTGACAGAGAGCGACCAAGCGTCCGGTATAGACATCGGGAACGCGATAACATAGCTAGTGTTTCTGTGTAGTGTCAAGCAGCGGCAGACGGGAGCGACGCGGAAGCTCGCGACTCGCTGAGGAGGCGGTCTGATCCTCACGAGCCACGGTAGCCTGGGAGGTACCACTGTGAAGGTGGGACTCGCACTGTTCTGTAATCCAACTTTTATTTTATGGCCATTTCATATGCTTCAGCTTGGCCAAAACTTCACTTGGGCCATATGATAATAAACGTAATCGActgttataattatgtattTCAGATGTGATAGAACTGCTTCTATCTCGAGGACCAATTTAAATAACACTCAATTGTAAGATGTATGTTCTAATCTAACTAGACGGCAGTGGCTGTTTGCCCGTTTGCACAATCAAAGCAACTTAATGGTAAGTTTAATTCAGTAGAAACTGAACAAACACCAGAGGTCTGTTCTATCCCAATCTAAGGTAAATATTTATTCAATACTCATTTGTCTAAAATTATTATAACCCTCCcattgaccccattcaatgtttaacatctctaaatacatgattaatatatagtttgcttcatatttcacgACTTTTACTAATTTAATGTGGACcagtgggtaaacatgaaatgaacatgatgatatgttttcattgtcctggacacattttgtacatCAGTGTTCCTCTGGGATCAGTTTGACTCCAGCCTGTTTTAGCTGTAGAAAACCTAtaagaaatgtcaacattttgcacacatttgttttagttgttgtGAATGACGCTGAGGGACTATggcatttataatcttcaaaaaacacatccctctgctttagggccctaactaaacataaccacacctgtagtagtgAGAGAACCATGGAGAGTTAATGTGACATTGGGGATGGAAAAATGTGGTTCCCACAAGACCTTTAATGTATAAAGAGGGGTGGATGGGGAaggttatgttttgtttaaaaagctATTTAGGTCAACAAGTCACATAAAATACTTGTCACATAAACTCGGGTAAcaaattttattataataatggtTTTAAtcactggggtcaaattgaccccaattgattgaaaatgttggtaaatttgaaggtaacatgAATGTTAAGATTAGTTTAAGAGTCTGATACAAATAAGGGACTCCATATCACCATGGGACAGGCAAGCCATGGGATAGGGCAGTGAATTTGACCACACCTCCTCGTTTCTGGGTGGGCTCAGTGGTCCAGTAGAAATACATGAGACATGCTCTCCTCCAGCAAGCATCCCACCCGCACGGTCCACTGCTCTCTCCGAAAAGGCAACAGGTAGGGTATCAACTATTTGTCTGAATGATGTCTATGAAGTCTGCATGATTTACTTTGTCAGTGTGACTGCGATATGGGGTACATATACTTCTCGCAATTCTTGACAAATCTGCATTGGGAATTTAATGTATATAATAAAGATAAACATAAGATGAAGCTAAGCAACAAGAAAAATTACTATCTTGTAGATAGTAGGGTGAGGAGAAATTTATTTGTAACATTTTAAGACCTTACAGTGGATTTGAAGTTCCttttaattcaaataaaatcaataaataagtagcatgaacactgaaaaagtacaaatttaaatgaaacaaTATTAACAAACAATTAGAAATGAAATTTTTGATTGCTAATCTATGTAATACAAAATTTGTTACTGTGACATTTCCATGTACTTCTGGAGGCTCTTTGATTTATTACAATACTTGTGCCATATAATGACATGTAGTATTATTTTTCACTGCTGTCTTCCTTATAATTCAACAAACATGAAGCCAACCCTTTAGGACAAAGGCATGTATTCCTCCAGTGACTTCTACCTTGACAACTACAGTACAGAGCACCCATCTTTCCAACATGAATCTACTGTGTCATCAAATTCAGATGGATCGAGTATTTTCATGCTCTCCCCTAAAGACACAGGGAGCAACAGGATTCCACCGGAGAGTGCTTGTTACAGCAGCAACGACACTGGCTCGAGTATGATCAGTTCAAGCCAGGTGGGGCTCAACAGCAAAGCATCAAGAGACGGCCCCGTTAGACCTCTGTCCACAAGAAGTCACCGGTCCGCTGCAGTCGAGTCTTGTGGTCCCAGTGACTGGACCCTGAACAGTGGCCATCAAGCAAAGCGTGCCAGAGTGGAAAATATCATCAAAGGCATGACGGGCTCCCCTAGTTTGCATTTCACAGATGCGGCCACAGCAGCATGTGAGCATGAGGAATCAGACAGcatgcaggaaaacaaaaggacACAAGAACTGCCTCTCCATCGGGACCACATGCAAAGAAGCGGTGCTGGTAGCACCAGCCGCAGGAGTCAAGAGAACCAGACAATAAAGAAGCAGCTTCAAAGTAGGCATCAGCCATTTCGACGACTTCGGACAAGGTTTAGCCATGCAGATGGAGCAAATGAAACTGAGAGAGTCAGCAGGCAAGGTTTTGCTGAAGACGACTATCCCACCTGGAGTGATTCTCCTAACACATCTCTAAGTGATGCATTCACAGATCCAAACGAGTGTGAGAGTGCCTCATGTAAGAAATACCAAGggtggaaaaaagtgaagctGATGAACTATTTCCAATCTACACCTTACAAAATTAAATTGATGGCAgatattttgaaatatgaattGTCAAGAGCTGTCAGTCTTAGTGTTGATTCCATTTTCAAAAGCATGCCGCTTTTACAGGGGCCGCCAAatgaggaagggagaggagaaactGATATGTCTCTTCTTAATCTTCAGCAGCAGTCGTCCATTTGTAAAGATAATAAACCAGGAATTTCATGTTGTGAGAGAGCAGAGGTGCAAGTCCCCGATGTTCAAACTGAAGCGCTCTCTTTGGTTCTACAAAAGCCTCCGCTGGCCAGATGCAGCACAGTTAACATCCAGCCCAAAACAAGAGCTCACCAGTGTTCCAAGCCTCCTTTCAGTCATTACTTTGCTCTTCATGAAGATCATGCATCGGAAAACAATGGTGCCCATCAAATCACCACTACATGTTTGCCAGATGTACACTCTGGAGTTGGTCAAGCGAAGTTGGAGACATTTGATGTGTCTTGGAACGCAGTCAAAGTGAGGTCCAAGGTCAACTCCAGATCTGTCAGAAGCCCCCAGACTCATCCTGTATCAGTGGATCCAACACTTTTAGAAGCCCTGTGTCTCCCTCATGTCAAGATTGAGTCTGACGTTCAGCAGAGTGTGATGAAGAATAACTTCTACATGCTGAATGTATCCTTTGGAAGTTTTCCAAAATGTTATAGAAAATGCCAATATTTTACTGCTTAATTCAAGTATTTTCTGTCATCTGTACCTTTAAAGGTTTGTGTTCGTTCACAACAGCAGGTAGGACTAAATGGCTTCTCATTATCAGAAAATGTCTGCCCTTTCTTTCATAAAAAGTAATTGTTGCTTTTTACACAATTGTCTTTAGAGGCCAGTACCAATATATCTTACAAGAAACCCTCTACCTCTGTTTCTTTGAGGTTCAAGTGCCAAATAACAACCCGGTCTGTGCCCACAAACCTTGTCATCGCCACCAGGTGCCTGGTACAAAATGAGCCTGTTCATCAACAACaattttttgctttctttctaaACAGGGCAATAACTTTGCAACTTAGCATGCCTTACAGACTCCAATAACGGCTTCCTTTGATCTGGTGACCTCTGAAGAAAATTGCAATCTGTCCTTCTACCCTGGGCAATAATGATGATGCCTGGGGAGAAAATGTTCCACAAGAAtgcttgacttttttttccctttggtaAAGAAAAACCATGCAGCTTCATATGTGTAAGATGTGTATTGTATCCTTAATACTTGTGTATTTAGGAGGGTCTGACCACAAACCATCTGAAGAAAGCAAAGCTCATGTTCTTCTACACTCGCTACCCCAGCTCACTTGTGCTGAAAACCTTTTTCGATGATGTGCAGGTAAGGAACAATAATACAGAGATGCAACAATATTGTTGTGTACATGAGACATCTTAAATAAGAAAACCTCCACATGCTACAGAGCATGGAATAATGATTCATGCTGATTAGTTATGACACTATGATTTTATAGCATTGatcaaaatctttgaaaaattaCTCCGCTTATATTACTAGTGAAAAAAAGCATTATTAAATTTACACCATTTCAAGTATTGCATTTCTgttaaacacaaaacataagAATGACAATACAATGATGTGGCCAAACATactttattatttacattttaatacatttaaacaATCTGATGCTGTAAA
The genomic region above belongs to Myripristis murdjan chromosome 24, fMyrMur1.1, whole genome shotgun sequence and contains:
- the LOC115356256 gene encoding dihydrolipoyllysine-residue succinyltransferase component of 2-oxoglutarate dehydrogenase complex, mitochondrial-like, with translation MLSRSRCLYRTLGRSLSVLSQVNNVLVQQSASGLFVCNRVVYRNTQPCESLSSAGVFYIRHFKTSAAHRDEVVTVKTPAFAESVTEGDVRWEKAVGDSVTEDEVVCEIETDKTSVQVPAPAAGIIEELLVPDGGRVEGGTPLFKLRKGAATAKAVPSPAAEAPAAAAPPPPPPPSPPPSIPTTMPPVPPVPTQAAQAKPVSAIKPTAAAPAPAPSTVGARAENRVKMNRMRLRIAQRLKEAQNTCAMLTTFNEVDMSNIQEMRKNHRDAFLKRHNIKLGFMSAFVKAAAHALTDQPVVNAVIDDTTKEIVYRDYVDISVAVATPKGLVVPVIRSVETMNFADIEKAINALGEKARKNELAVEDMDGGTFTISNGGVFGSMFGTPIINPPQSAILGMHGIFDRPVAINGKVEIRPMMYVALTYDHRLIDGREAVTFLRKIKAVVEDPRVLLLDM
- the LOC115355901 gene encoding prospero homeobox protein 1-like, translated to MYSSSDFYLDNYSTEHPSFQHESTVSSNSDGSSIFMLSPKDTGSNRIPPESACYSSNDTGSSMISSSQVGLNSKASRDGPVRPLSTRSHRSAAVESCGPSDWTLNSGHQAKRARVENIIKGMTGSPSLHFTDENKRTQELPLHRDHMQRSGAGSTSRRSQENQTIKKQLQSRHQPFRRLRTRFSHADGANETERVSRQGFAEDDYPTWSDSPNTSLSDAFTDPNECESASCKKYQGWKKVKLMNYFQSTPYKIKLMADILKYELSRAVSLSVDSIFKSMPLLQGPPNEEGRGETDMSLLNLQQQSSICKDNKPGISCCERAEVQVPDVQTEALSLVLQKPPLARCSTVNIQPKTRAHQCSKPPFSHYFALHEDHASENNGAHQITTTCLPDVHSGVGQAKLETFDVSWNAVKVRSKVNSRSVRSPQTHPVSVDPTLLEALCLPHVKIESDVQQSVMKNNFYMLNEGLTTNHLKKAKLMFFYTRYPSSLVLKTFFDDVQFTRCITSQLIKWFSNFREFYYIQMEKFARHAIMEGVADVRDLTVGRESELFRALNMHYNKSSDFQVPDRFIEVAEITLREFYIAISMGKDRDPSWKKAIYKVICKLDSDIPAEFKSHHCG